The genomic window ACAACCATGCGCTATCGGCTTTTCTATCCACGCCTGCGCATCAGGTCCGCGTTCCACGGTGCAACCGCCCGGATGATATCAGAGACCCCAAAGCGGTTTTGAATCGATATTTCGGCGAAACCCGTTACCGAAAATATCGTGATCTTGAGCACGCTGGCCGAATTATCCGAACTGCCCAGTTGAATCACCTGCGGCGATCTCAATCCTTCTGTCGATTTGAGGGCAAGCTGACGACATGAATGCGTGGAACACGAGCCTTCACGATGTTTACTCAAATAAGCGCGACAAGAAAGCGGATGCCGATATTATGTTGCGAGGACTCGGTGATCAGCGGATTCTCGGAAGCACGTGGACAGCCTTTTTCTCCTCCGTGCGGTGTCCCGGGAATCTCATCCTAAGTGCCTACGACCTTGCCCAGCGCTGGCGACTTGAGAATCGACCGGTGGTTAGTGGATTTCATTCACCGGTTGAGCGCGAAGTCCTAAATATCATGCTCCGGTCTCAGACGCCAGTCTGCATCGTGCTCGCACGGAGCATACCGACGCGGGTTCCGAAAGAACTGCGCGATGCCATAGACGGCGGGCGACTGCTCGTACTCTCGCCATTTGGGGCCACGACTAAACGGGCGACACAAGAAACCGCTTCCCGCCGCAATGAAGTCGTCGCGGCGATAGCGGACCGAATTGTCGTCGTGTACGCAGCTTCCGGCAGTAAGACGGAAGCCTTCTGCCGTCAGCTAGCCGGATCCGGCAAGACCTGCTTAACCTTCGACGACCCAAAGACGGAGAATTTGAAGGCGGCGGGCTTTGATCCGTTCCTTGAT from Candidatus Hydrogenedentota bacterium includes these protein-coding regions:
- a CDS encoding DNA-processing protein DprA, which produces MNAWNTSLHDVYSNKRDKKADADIMLRGLGDQRILGSTWTAFFSSVRCPGNLILSAYDLAQRWRLENRPVVSGFHSPVEREVLNIMLRSQTPVCIVLARSIPTRVPKELRDAIDGGRLLVLSPFGATTKRATQETASRRNEVVAAIADRIVVVYAASGSKTEAFCRQLAGSGKTCLTFDDPKTENLKAAGFDPFLD